The sequence below is a genomic window from Dictyostelium discoideum AX4 chromosome 5 chromosome, whole genome shotgun sequence.
cttttaaaatttcaaatttaatacaaccattttcaatttgttctgtatttttaattaattctttatcattatctattattttataattattattattttcatttatattttcaatattttctttttcattttcattttgattttctttttctttttcttcgattgatattttattaataatttgttgttgctgttgttgaattggttttaatttttctttttcttcgtcttcaatttttttaattacttttttaatttctttttcagttTCACTTGTATCCTCTTgttcttttgaatttgatgattcaCAATATTCGCTAAAAGACGatctatcatcatcatcatcatcataatattcatcatcatcttcttcatcttcactaTCAGAATCGTCGAAATCGTCAACTTTTGTTAATTCAAATGGATAAACCATTTCAATGAAACCGTTAttccatttaatttttaattgtaaaccATCTCTACCAATAACTTGACCAATAATATCTGcttcttttaaaatctttgaaTCATCTAATTTACAAACGTAATCCGATTCATCGAAATTATATTCTTCTAAATATTCAATATCATAAACTGAaacatcattttcaataaaacttgattcaccattatcatttaaatatttaataattaatgttgaatctttattatcttcattattattattattactactaccaccactattatcatcatcttcatgaACAATATTATTCCAATTAATTGAACAAACTCTATCAGTTGGTTTAGTTGATATAACAACACCCCATTTCGATTGTTTATTACTATATGGATTTGCAACATCCATACCACTTGTACAAACAACTTGACCTGGGAAATAATCTGTTGCTAATGAATCGCAAATCATTAAATCAACTGAATCCTCTTGTGTAAATTCACCATCTTGCCATGCAACTGTATAAATCgattttgttaaaaataaatatccaCCTTTTTCTTCACCATCTTtatctatattttttatataaaaaaaaaaaaaaaaaaaaaaaagtaaattaattttaaattatcatttaattattaaatatttaaataataataataataataataataataataataataataataataataataataataataatacataccAATATAAACTATAGGTTCACCACAACTAAAAGTTTCATAATCATCAgagaatttaatgattttatcaattggttgaattgaatttggataatcacaatcatttttaaaaaagtataacCATTCAATTTCGGCTTCAACTGGTataactttatttattactaatttctttttactcTTTGAAAATACTATTTTACCTGGACAAaatgaatcatcatcattataaaTCTTATGAAGGAATACATTATTCAATGATTCTGCTCTCTTTATCtttacaattttatcattattattaacatctAAACATTCTAAATCATATACAacctatttttaaatatatatatatatattattaaaattagtatatatatatatattattgttatattattatttattattattattattattattattattattattattattattattattattattattattattattattattattattattattattattattaattacctTTGTAACTAAACCAGCagcaattttatttgaatcaaaaACTTTACTACCAACAACTAAAGTTGATGGATCATAAACTTTTTGAACTAAAGTTAAATCACCTTGAGTGATTATACCAGTGTTTATAGTTGAAAATGGTACTACGAAATAAGTTTTTTGACATTTTATAACTGAACCTAATAATTTACTATCGGAATTAATCTTTTGAACTGAATCGGTTAAATAGAAATGTCTATCGAAAATTTGTAATTCCTCTTCATTATAATCTACTTCAATCAATTGGTTACTGCtaattactaataataaaacaccaCTTTCGTTATTCttaaaatcataataatcataTTCGTCATCGCtgtcattatcattatcgtcatcgttattatttcttcttcttgaaTGACgtttaaaatcatcattttctaAATCCTCTATATCtaaatattctttatttgtTAAAACTCCATCTTTAATATCTTGATTCATTTTTAAGATATCATCTGTTGAATAAAACCCACTTTTTTTGAttgcatttttaattttatcattattattattattattattaatactactaTCCTCTATTTCCATTACATTTGAATCTCCTTCTGATTCTGATTCTGATTCTTCACTATCTTCTTCtgattcttcttcatcatcttcatcgtcatcatcatcatcaacatctaAATTATCATGATCCCACGAAACTCTTGCTACAAGGCAATATTGTGATTTATAACAAACTATatcatctttaaataaattctaaatgtttttattattattttgttattattattattttttatttttatttttatttttattttagtaaaATTAAGATTACTGGTGTATTCtatttttccaaaaataaaataaaaataaataaatatagaaTAAATATACACttactttttcttttacaaatattacatcattattttttattgtattgGTGTCACTATTGGTATCAACTTccataatgaattaatattaatcttttattaccactaaaaaaaataaataaaaaaacaaataaaaaaaaaaaagtgtggaaaaaccttttttttttttcttgaaatttattttttaattacgaaaaaaaaataaaaaaaataaaaattaaaattaaaataaactattatttcaaaattttgaaaaaaaaaggaaatccaattattttggtaatttatttttaaaaaaaatgagaaaatgtggaaaaaaaaaaaataaaaatattctataaatagaatttgcttttttttatttaccattaaatataataatatataataatatataatatatattattatatatataataaactccacaaatttttttttttttttatttcatcaatgaagaaatatatttttttattattattattattatttttatatttatattactattactgtTATTTTGTGATTCGATGAAATTAATCCTAACCCTTAATtcgttattgttattgttattattattattatttttttaattattattattatactattttcattaatttttaattttatctaaaTATCCAATACCACATCGTGGTGTGTATGCGTGCGTGTGAGTATGCTTGATttactttctttttctttttctttttttttattttctttttttcttttttctttttttcttttttctttttttctttttttttatttttttctttttttatattttttttttttattaattttgtgATGGGTGGTGGTCATTGAAAGGGGGAGGGGAAGTTTGATATGTTATGTTGAGTGCACcgaccaaaaaaaaaaaaaaaaaaagaaaaaaaaaaattattctaCTATCCATTAATGACTGCTATTCATTTTTGCTAAAAATGCACCCCACCCTATATTACAAACATTCATAAAAGTAACTCTGTGTATGCTACTTATATAAGCGAAATTTACGAAATTGATGAATGGCCAAACCACACAATCTGAAACATATGTTGTCAACCAATCCTTTTTAAGTTTTTCTACGATATCATCCTTTGATTTACCTTCTAAAATACCCAtacctaaaaataaataaataaaaaaataataataataatattaaaaataatttattattttagtaaATTGagaatgttttttttttttttttttttttttttttttttttttttttttttttttggggtgTGTGGGTtggttggaaaaaaaaaaaaaatgaaatttcgaAAAGATTGGAATTGATTgaatattgaaattgatttttataaatatatacctgaaaagaataaaaaattaaaaactggTGAACAAACCACTTGATCAATTgtcaattttataaaagcATGTCTATATGATTTTTTAGGAAAATGTTtatctaaatatttaaacCAATAATGAAATAGTGGACCTGTAACAGCGAATCCAAACACTGCCATTCTCATTGACCTTTTGAAAtcatattttttatctttgtCTCTACTTAGTTCAATACCTTGTACTAATGAATctgatattaaatataaaaaacctGAAGTTACCgcctaataataataataataataataaaaattagtattgggagagagaaaaaaaaaaaaaaaataaactttataATTACCTTTGTAGCCACTGGATATTTATGTAGTTGTGAAAGATAATGTGATTGAGCTAATTTTAAACCTACTAGTAATCGACTCAttactattttattattattattattataattattattattattattattattaaaatttaatttaatttaattatatttttatatttatatttataatatttttttgtatttatttatttgcttgttataaataaatttatttgtttatctttaaatatatgtttatttaatttgttggtttggttttttttcttcttttaaaaGTGTGTGAGAATTTGGGGGGGGGGGGGGGAGATTTTTCAACTTGGTTAAACAAACATTTAAtgcttgaaaaaaaaaaatgtattgtGTGTATTTCTTAGAGCGGtcacttttaaaattgaattttaataattttaaattattttagtaATGTTACGCTGGTGTGTGCTTGACTAAAAAGGTCGAAtgaaatttggaaaaataatttcaaaaaaaaaaaaaatcaaaaaaaaaaatgaaaaattatttcaaaaaaaaaaaaaaaaaaaaaaaaaaaaaaaaaaaaaaataaaaataaaaaaaaaaaatttggaaagGGTATGACATAACGATGAgcttttttattcttttagcACAAAACTGctaatttttgattaaaaagcTCATTGCGCAacccattttttaaaaaaaaaaaaaaaaaaaaaaaaaaaaaaaaaaaaaaaaaaaaaataaactaacaaatgaataatttaattatttgattgggaaagtaaattaattatttatttatttttttttttttttaaaaaaaacatatatctaaaaatataaaaaattctatcaggattgaaaaaaaaaaaaaaaaaaaaattaaaaaaaaaaataataaaaataattacacaaattcttaaaaaaaaatatatataattatgtctatttttttttttttttttatggcaacattaaaacaacaactattataataaaagaatCTAAAAAAAGCATTAGTGGGAAActaacaataaataaaaaaattaaagtgaACATGTTCTTGGAATTAAAACCTCTATTTcctttttaatataaaaagttattttcAGTAtcccttttttaaaaatactttcACCCATactgtgttttttttttttttcttcattattcattaaattgattattataataatcatagAATAATATTTATCATCTAAAAACaatcataataaaattaataattaataataaaaaaaaaaaagaaaaattaaattaattcaatatgataaaaatagattttacACACCCtctcaacaaaaacaaatcttaatttgaaaaaaaaaaaaaagaattgattgttctttttttttttttttaaattaaaaaaaaaaaactttttttaattgtgtgtgtttgtgtttttatttttatttttttattttttttcattttttttattatttattattaatcacAATATATCtagaaattaatttgttattattagagCGAAAAAAAATGTCCATAGACAATatatatatcttttttttttttttattatttgaaaatcagtttttatttgttgaaaCTGTGTAATGTAAATGTGAGAGATATAGGGTTAAGTttgattattgatttttcaaacaCATTAATGGGGGAGGGAGTtgattacaatttttttttttttcctttcatagtaaaaaaaaactttatatcttttttttttttttttttttttttttttttttccaaaacaCTCCACCAAAAATACCACTTGAGTGTCAACACCCAATTGTATTCATCTcatcaataaattaataaataaataataataaaaaataaaattagacaTATTATAAAGAGGATACAAAaacttattattttatactaTTATGTTAATAATTACACACTATATTCATTaaactaaattaaaattacacaTTTTTGAACAAGTGGgatttgttgttggtttttttttttttttttttttttttttttttttttttttttttttttcagaattattttttgaaataggGTATCTATTtatacaacatcaacataaTGGGAGCGAGAAAAAAAGAGAGAGagatattgatttaataattattagaagaaaaaaaaaaaaaaaaaacaaaaatgatGACTTCAAGTGGGGTATTTTTGTAGATATGTGTggttgttctttttttttttcttttccttttttttttttttatttgtttttttttttgatttaatatggTAAAACTCAACTCATtcataatcattattatttttattatttttattatttttttatattttttttttttatattttttttttttttgtgcaAGTGAGTTTGTGTTGTTTTAGTGTTTGtgttcttttttatttattataacatCAAACACACTTTCAAATCCatcactatttttattatttatttaataaaataattgattatatacaaatatataaaaataaaaaaaaaaaatatttatttttggaaaaaaaaaaaaagaaaaaaaaaattatttatagaaccaatttattttttttcatttatcttttcaattacaaataataaaaaacaaaggaaaaaaccttttttataaaataaataaataatttgttgtatttttattattattattttaattattatttcaattatttttttaattatttttttaatttttattattattatttttattatttttattatttttattattattgttttttaatccaatttcccattttgtatttttttacgACATTGTACAAATAGTTCACTCACTCAATCACACACATACacccacaaaaaaaaaaaaacacacacagATTTTCACTttcataaataattttgacaAATAGAGTAACAAGTAAGCATAACTCACATTCACATTATCAATTTTGTTAAACTTCTCATTTTTACACTATATCCTACAAAATAATCGTTATATCATATTTTTACACAATTcactttaatttttaaacaacCACTAAAAATTTCTTTGTACTAccacaattaatttatcaactttatttaatatattttattaattttttttttttattattattattttattttttttattttttttattttttttttttattacacaTGTATTGAAAGGATTTatcttctttttatttttataataattgaacaacaacaaaaacatcAAAAACATCAAAAACATAAACCCCATTTCccacaataaaaaatttaaacacTCTTTTAAGAAGCcccttttaaaattttaatttgatttttataaatctaCATTCCCAAAagtttcttttattttttttattttttttattttatatttatcatttttataaaatttctttttttgtccatttttttcctattttaatatttttcaaattaaaaacaatcatttttaattattttaaattaaaataatttttttaattaaaaattaaataattaaaataaaaaaaaaaataaaaaaaaaaaattgatatagttttttttttttttttttttttttcttctttggCCTTTCAtagttaaatttttatattacatAGAAAAAATacaactattattactataatccttattgttataataataaaatttttttttttttaaaaaaaaaaaaaaaaaaaaaaaaaaaaaaatgtctcaattattttattcaaaaaatttattaaataacaataataatattagtaataatattagtaataataatacaaataataataataataataataatatcagtCCAGTCGATTTCTCATCTAATAATGATAGACCACATTTACCATCAATAAcatataatgataatttaaataatagtaataataatataaataataataacaataataacaataataatagcccTTCAATAAATGGAATACCATTTAATATTAGTTCACCAaaaatatcatcatcttcatcaacaTCTTCATCAACTTCTCCATtgccatcaccatcatcattttttaaatataaaaattttaatcaagAAGAGTCAACAATTACTGTGCCTCCTCTTTTAGCACCACTACAATTtacaaatgatattaaaagaaCATTATCACCACCAAATTTTCCATattataattcattttcatcaccatGTCCATCACCAAACCATTTTTCAGTTTCACCAAGAAATTACTCTTCACCAAGTTATCCAAGCTCACCATTAAGCTctccaaaattaaataacaacctttcaaatttatgtcttaacaacaacaataacaataacaacaataacaacaacaacaataataataataacaataattataataataataaaaataatagcatttataataaaaatgaatttttaaatttaagtagtgaatcattattttcatcatcctcttcttcaaattctttacTATCTTCCCCATATATTAGATCAGcttcttcaaattcttcacCTCCATTATGTTCTTCACCCCCATTATGTTCTTCGCCACCAAGATTAAATTACACTGACTGCGATAGTAgagttaattattttattgaggaagaatatataaatattaataattataataataataattataataataataattataataataataataacaataataataataacaataataataataacaataataataataataataataataataataataataataataataataataatttgtataataatttttgtaataataataataatttaaataataataataataataaaaataataataattttactaataatattaataataataatattataaataatagcaATGGTAACAATCTAAATAGTGGCTGTTCTTACTCTcgtaaaaattataataaacaaaatagaagcaataataaaaataaaaataatcataataataataataataataataataataatattaataataataataataaaagggTTCAAAAATCACCAACTTTAATTAGTCAACAATCATTAATTCCATTGATTTCCAATGGAGATGATAGCTTCACAACTGCAACAGCAGAAGAAGCAGCAGAAGCTAGAACCAtgacaacaactacaacaacaacaacaacaccaatattattaccacAACCAATTTCATCTTCTTTGTCATTGTTTCAAGAGATTAAACCAAGATACCAATGTGAACATaccaattgttttaaaaccTTTTCATCGCCACAATCAAGATCAAATCATTACACTCTAAAACATGATAGTAAATGTCAAGATCCAACAACTTGTCCACAATGTataagaaatcaaaaaattcaaaattcaccaaaatcaaaatgcAGACACTTTGGTTGTGGTAAAATTTGTTCATCAGCAAATCTCGCCAAACATGAGAAAACGTCGCATCATAAAACAAATACCTTGGAGAAATTCTCATGTACAAAATGtgatgatttatcaaatatcTCTTGTAAAAACTCCTTACCACCTTGCTCaacaattattgaaaaaaaataaataaaaaaaaagaaaatcaaccTCTTTCCCAAACCTTTGTAACAACAACCAGTGcacatttaaaaatgtaaatagtTTACAATCATGTATCTAATtagaataattaattataaaaaataaaaaaaaataaaaaaataaaaaaataaaaaaataataataataataatattaataataataataataataataataataataataataataataataataataataataataataataataataataataataataataataataataataataataataataataataataataataataataataataataataataataataataataataattaatagtaatattttaattaaaagttttggtattataaaaaattgtaaattaaaataaatgttagaaaaaaaaaaaaaaacaaataaaaaaaatagtgaaAAATGAttagaaaaatttaaaattaatgaattttttttttttaaatttcggTGGtcactttattttattttttttaaatttcggtgttcaatttatttttttttttggcaattattataaattttaaacctggtttttttttttgttttgtgttttttaaaaaaaatatgcaatgaaattcaaaaaaaaaaaaaaaaaaaattaaaaacgaaaaataaaaaatcaaaaaaaaaaaaaaacaaaacatgTATGGAAATAGAATATTATTTTtccttattttattttctctttTATGTCTTGTTAATggtcaatttcaattgacaGATTTATCAAGTAATacagataaaataaaatatttagaatCAGATGGCTCAAcatgtaattttaaaattccaaTTTTAGCCAATGGTTCAGGaactttgaattttttaagtGAAAATACTATTCCTGCACAATGGTTTCCATATTCATATTCATCAGGTTCTAATACTCTATTTCTAATAGAGTTTAGTTCAATAAAAAAGGGAGAAAAAGAGTTTACTATTTCAGCAGATAGTGCTccttcaattaaaataacttTATCATGTTTGTGTAAGCAttactattttattattaaaaaaaaaaaaaaaaaaaaaaaaaaaaaaaaaaaaaaaattgaattaattgatatttacatattaattttggtggTGAAATTACATTTAGATCAGTATCAAGTAATCAAAGACCtatttattcattatcaacatcattcaataatattcaaatttatgTATCACCAAGACCAATCTCTGGTAATGCAAATAATATTACCTACATAGTTTATTGCCCTCGTTTTGAAAAAAGTGGAAAACAAgtatataatttaaactcATTTTTACCATTTGGTAATGCTACTATATCAACAATAAGTATAGTATAGATATccaattatatatatttttaagtATAAAtactaacaaaaaaaaaaaaaaaaaattaataggtaaattttataatactctaagtatttttaataataattcagcaaatataatttcaaataatcaaataggTGAAGCATCATTTGAtctttcatttgaaaatttaaaaggttACGATTTTAAAACATATCAATACCAATTTAAATCAGGATCATCTATATATTCAGCATTTCCATTTGGATTTAAGAGTggaaataattcaaaatttaattatttagcATCGTTTTTAACATCTAATCAGTCAAGTAATCCCACTTCGGAATTAAAAGTTGATGAAATTACATTTCAAGTAACTCCTAATCAATTGGTTCTCACAACAGATGATACTCTCCGTATTGAAGATTTAAGATTTTTAGAAgccaccaattttaaatttgtaattagAATTATAGCTGGTAGTAAATATTTAGTAAAATACTTTATTATACCattaaaaaatggtttaaatataaagattGACAATAGTAATGTTATTTCTCAAAATTTATTACTTGGAATTTGGGAATATATTTTCGATGCTTTTTCATATGGAACTGATTTTGAaggtaatattattatctataaTTTCAATGATCAACAAAAATCATATTCATTAGGATATCCATATGATGCAAAAAAACCTAAcaatattttatcattaccaaAAACTGATCTATCAAGTAAGTatactttattaattttataaaattattattaaaaaaaatttaattctaattaaaaaatttattattataattaaaagattgtaattatttacaagatattaaaaatatttcatttttaaataataatattgatttaactAATCAAAATGTTGATAATATgatatatttttcatttggaaataataataataattatattacaaAATCAATTGGATTTTCATTAACTGACCCAAAATCATTAAGAGATCAAGGTTTTAATGGTGATATTTCAAAGTATTACAATACAAAATTAACATTTGCAaaatttgattcaattaataatagatttAGTGCACCATTTAAAATGCCAGCCAATATAGTACCAGGTCAGTTGGATTATACTATAATATTTGATAGAGATAATATTATTCCAAGTGTAGCATTACCAATGGAGTATCAATTAAATGTTACAAGTTCAAATGTTGATATTCAAGGACCAATGATaacaaatataatttataattataattcaatttcttttggtTGGACAATTACAATTGAAGACTCAATAAATGGTTTTGATAGTGGTTATATTCTAATTAGAGGtgtaattgataattcattatACAATATTTCATTCTCAAATAGGGATGgtaaaaatggtaataataaatttaaaaacaattatgaTATTCTAATAGAATTAGATAAAACTCATAAGTGTACATCACAAAattattcaatcaattatGTTTATTTAGTTGACACATTTGGTAATGAAGCAACATTTTATAAACATGCAACTGAtatacaattaaataaaatggttTATAATTCGGATTCAACTGGTAAtccattaataaattttataaatcaacaaaatttatttagtaTTTTAT
It includes:
- a CDS encoding hypothetical protein (Similar to Dictyostelium discoideum (Slime mold). hypothetical 127.0 kDa protein), with the translated sequence MYGNRILFFLILFSLLCLVNGQFQLTDLSSNTDKIKYLESDGSTCNFKIPILANGSGTLNFLSENTIPAQWFPYSYSSGSNTLFLIEFSSIKKGEKEFTISADSAPSIKITLSLSSNQRPIYSLSTSFNNIQIYVSPRPISGNANNITYIVYCPRFEKSGKQVYNLNSFLPFGNATISTISKFYNTLSIFNNNSANIISNNQIGEASFDLSFENLKGYDFKTYQYQFKSGSSIYSAFPFGFKSGNNSKFNYLASFLTSNQSSNPTSELKVDEITFQVTPNQLVLTTDDTLRIEDLRFLEATNFKFVIRIIAGSKYLVKYFIIPLKNGLNIKIDNSNVISQNLLLGIWEYIFDAFSYGTDFEGNIIIYNFNDQQKSYSLGYPYDAKKPNNILSLPKTDLSNCNYLQDIKNISFLNNNIDLTNQNVDNMIYFSFGNNNNNYITKSIGFSLTDPKSLRDQGFNGDISKYYNTKLTFAKFDSINNRFSAPFKMPANIVPGQLDYTIIFDRDNIIPSVALPMEYQLNVTSSNVDIQGPMITNIIYNYNSISFGWTITIEDSINGFDSGYILIRGVIDNSLYNISFSNRDGKNGNNKFKNNYDILIELDKTHKCTSQNYSINYVYLVDTFGNEATFYKHATDIQLNKMVYNSDSTGNPLINFINQQNLFSILSPDYCNSPQVDSTITLLSFNTTTTEIDAGSINRSVTFDFEVQDSVWGLKKDQYPMVYLISQDFKSVQCVSKIVSLNDFKGVYQCTFDQLPLGFGFPNGLSISVYGFINNGGQFYGFSSSMLKSLGFKNFISVLHYNPNLIFITGTSEVTELDSEFLIYGTALTNVITARITLSNGTLIECPCKSTFNSILKVLFFPIGIKDPFTITLNGVLNDYSNVYPVTPIQYNFKYEPIITETPIVTYPPQKCKGSPECGGTSNGYCSNSGCICYSPWFGIDCTSQIITVAPPLIDTDKPITSIDVPKDSNGNNIKSIISIVALREINSVTNEQIKIHYFEKWIYKNISSTISQYTSNITNGDGDDGKPITTTTITATLEWFSESRNISFANQQLIMNPSSMKYTIELSSYAFSNSLSNLQVVMSAQIQSNQKNICSDKDFGNTTMENSNYIKLQVASNSFYGRYIKRGIVDGKFITVENEILDSKFNAIQSENTAQTFIGILIGRYVNYAIIDPDFSILIESNSANSNSPNSICSASNSTKVSTGQLIGIIIGSFIAFLSLLIIVLFLMYKSPHCLFFKIFIYKITKKSKINK
- a CDS encoding pmp22 family protein: MSRLLVGLKLAQSHYLSQLHKYPVATKAVTSGFLYLISDSLVQGIELSRDKDKKYDFKRSMRMAVFGFAVTGPLFHYWFKYLDKHFPKKSYRHAFIKLTIDQVVCSPVFNFLFFSGMGILEGKSKDDIVEKLKKDWLTTYVSDCVVWPFINFVNFAYISSIHRVTFMNVCNIGWGAFLAKMNSSH